One window from the genome of Carnobacteriaceae bacterium zg-84 encodes:
- a CDS encoding ISL3 family transposase, translating into MLVGIIHQHDFVYKSGQKKRNTCMIKSPQLNKEVFLMDYYTKKLLTLTDKSFIADEHWLEEKTINGIPHHFIKGTWTKPCHTCPHCHAKTLIKHGTYQTKTLLPKFRQIKTVLLLKRTRYRCKTCLKTCSSSCSLVDKHCCISKELKQLIALDLTKNISRKHICQDHFVSDVTVQRVLDKYTKQVKPSFHYLPKVLCIDEFKSVTSHLGKMSFICVDGLTHRIIDVLPSRQLDHLITYFKQFSKKARHSVRYLVMDMNANYGKLIQKVFPNAVIVTDRFHIIQHIHRNLNTLRIKEMNTFKKEEKAYKHLKKYWKLLLKDAFDVNDTDYHYHQSFKTYLTHAQILDRLLDYSPVLKQAYEFVQELRYAYRQRDFESFMEVIHHIDPSLPEWFRKKFDIFKTYQNGIYQAFTTPYSNGITEAINNHIKVIKRIAYGYRRFSYFRLRILIIQHHSQWQKKNVKKVVNG; encoded by the coding sequence GTGTTGGTGGGAATAATCCACCAACACGATTTTGTATATAAAAGTGGACAAAAAAAGAGAAATACCTGTATGATTAAATCACCACAATTAAACAAGGAGGTATTTCTCATGGATTATTATACAAAAAAATTATTAACATTAACAGATAAATCTTTCATAGCTGATGAACATTGGTTAGAAGAAAAAACAATAAATGGTATTCCACACCACTTTATTAAAGGTACTTGGACAAAGCCTTGCCACACCTGTCCACATTGTCATGCTAAAACACTCATCAAACATGGGACATATCAAACGAAAACATTATTACCAAAGTTTAGACAAATCAAAACTGTTTTACTTCTTAAAAGAACCCGTTATCGCTGTAAAACGTGTCTAAAAACCTGTTCTTCTTCGTGTTCTTTAGTCGATAAACATTGTTGTATTTCTAAAGAATTAAAACAACTTATTGCACTTGATTTAACGAAAAATATTTCAAGAAAACATATCTGCCAAGACCACTTTGTATCTGATGTGACCGTACAACGTGTCTTAGATAAATATACAAAACAAGTTAAACCGTCTTTTCATTATCTACCTAAGGTACTATGTATCGACGAATTTAAGTCTGTGACATCTCATTTAGGGAAGATGAGTTTTATCTGTGTAGACGGATTGACGCACCGTATTATTGATGTGTTACCTAGTCGCCAATTAGACCATTTAATCACTTATTTTAAACAATTTTCTAAAAAAGCAAGACATAGCGTTCGCTATCTTGTTATGGATATGAATGCCAATTATGGCAAACTTATTCAGAAGGTTTTTCCTAATGCCGTTATTGTCACAGATAGATTTCATATCATACAACATATACATCGGAATTTAAATACACTACGTATAAAAGAAATGAACACCTTTAAAAAAGAAGAAAAGGCTTATAAACACTTAAAGAAATACTGGAAATTATTATTAAAAGATGCCTTTGATGTAAATGATACAGACTATCACTATCACCAATCCTTTAAAACATATCTGACACACGCACAAATCCTGGATAGATTATTAGACTATAGTCCTGTTTTAAAACAAGCATATGAGTTTGTACAAGAGTTGAGATATGCTTATAGACAGCGAGATTTTGAGTCATTTATGGAGGTTATTCATCATATTGACCCGTCATTACCAGAGTGGTTTAGAAAGAAATTTGATATTTTTAAAACCTATCAGAATGGTATTTATCAAGCTTTTACCACACCTTATTCAAACGGTATCACAGAAGCTATCAACAATCATATTAAAGTCATCAAACGGATTGCCTATGGCTACAGACGTTTTTCTTATTTTAGATTGCGTATTTTAATCATACAACACCATTCTCAGTGGCAGAAAAAGAATGTGAAAAAGGTAGTGAATGGTTAA
- a CDS encoding transporter substrate-binding domain-containing protein: MKKKLMLLFSFLFIFTLTACSQKTNEKATETTNKESVWERVQKAGVLKVATPGTLFPTSYYNDNKELVGYEIDMLKEIGKRLNINIEFVEIGVAEAFTSVDSQKVDIAVNNFDTTPERLKKYHFSIPYKYSVGGMIVREDGSSNIGKADLTDWTGKKAGGGAGTQYMKIAEKLGAEPVIYDNVTNDVYLRDVSTGRTDFIPNDYYTQVIAVAWVKQKFPDIKVKMGDAKYNPTEQGIVMSKEDTSLKTKLDEVIEAMKKDGSLKAISEKYYAGQDLTHQAEDVKSLPVVDVSK; the protein is encoded by the coding sequence ATGAAGAAAAAATTGATGCTATTATTTAGCTTTCTATTTATCTTTACATTAACTGCTTGCTCTCAAAAAACAAATGAAAAAGCAACAGAAACAACTAACAAAGAAAGTGTTTGGGAACGCGTCCAAAAAGCCGGTGTATTAAAAGTGGCTACACCCGGAACACTCTTTCCAACCTCTTACTATAATGACAATAAAGAACTTGTCGGTTATGAAATTGACATGCTAAAAGAAATTGGAAAACGTTTAAACATCAATATTGAATTTGTTGAAATCGGTGTTGCCGAAGCTTTCACATCTGTTGATAGTCAAAAAGTGGATATTGCTGTCAATAATTTTGACACAACGCCTGAACGTTTAAAAAAATATCATTTTTCAATCCCTTATAAATATTCTGTTGGTGGCATGATTGTTAGAGAAGACGGCTCATCAAATATCGGAAAAGCTGATTTAACAGACTGGACTGGAAAAAAAGCCGGTGGTGGTGCAGGAACACAATATATGAAAATCGCCGAAAAACTAGGAGCAGAACCTGTTATTTACGACAATGTAACAAATGATGTTTACTTACGTGATGTGTCTACCGGACGTACCGACTTTATTCCAAATGACTATTACACACAAGTAATCGCTGTAGCTTGGGTAAAACAAAAATTCCCAGATATTAAAGTTAAAATGGGCGATGCAAAATATAATCCAACAGAGCAAGGTATCGTTATGTCAAAAGAAGATACTTCTTTAAAAACAAAACTAGACGAAGTAATTGAAGCCATGAAAAAAGACGGTTCTTTAAAAGCTATTTCCGAAAAATATTATGCAGGTCAAGATTTAACACATCAAGCAGAAGATGTAAAATCACTTCCCGTAGTAGACGTTTCAAAATAA
- a CDS encoding 30S ribosomal protein S21: protein MSKTVVRKNETLDDALRRFKRNVSKTGTLQEVRKREFYEKPSVRRKKKSEAARKRKF, encoded by the coding sequence ATGTCAAAAACAGTTGTTCGTAAAAACGAAACGCTTGATGATGCTCTTCGTCGCTTTAAACGTAATGTGTCAAAAACTGGTACTCTACAAGAAGTTCGCAAACGTGAATTCTATGAAAAACCAAGTGTAAGACGTAAGAAAAAATCTGAAGCAGCACGTAAACGTAAGTTCTAA
- a CDS encoding GatB/YqeY domain-containing protein, protein MTLMEQLNTDMKEAMKAKDKERLSVIRMLKASVQKEQIEVGRDLTDDEALTILSRELKQRKDSIREFEKAGRTDLAEKTQFEVGVVEQYMPEQLSEDEVKEVLKAIIQEVGATSASDFGKVMGKAMATLKGQADGNIVNKLVKELLQ, encoded by the coding sequence ATGACACTAATGGAACAATTAAATACAGATATGAAAGAAGCAATGAAAGCCAAAGATAAAGAACGTTTATCTGTCATTCGCATGTTGAAAGCATCTGTACAAAAAGAACAGATTGAAGTAGGTAGAGATTTAACAGATGATGAGGCTTTAACGATATTATCTCGTGAATTAAAACAAAGAAAAGATTCTATTCGTGAATTTGAAAAAGCGGGTCGAACAGACTTGGCAGAAAAAACACAATTTGAAGTTGGCGTTGTGGAACAATATATGCCAGAACAGTTATCAGAAGATGAAGTAAAAGAAGTGTTAAAGGCAATCATTCAAGAAGTTGGTGCAACATCTGCAAGTGATTTTGGAAAAGTCATGGGAAAAGCAATGGCAACATTAAAAGGTCAAGCTGATGGGAATATTGTCAACAAATTAGTGAAAGAGTTATTGCAATAA
- the gorA gene encoding glutathione-disulfide reductase, protein MHKVDYIVIGGGSGGIASANRAAMYGAKVVVIEQSHLGGTCVNLGCVPKKIMWYGAQVADTLNLYAKGYGFTVDNTFRFETLLKNRDAYIERSRASYTRTFDKNGVQVIDGLASFIDNHTLEVNGEFYTAPHILIATGGKPSVPDVEGVELGETSDDFFGWTTLPKSVAVVGAGYIAVELAGVLNSLGVKVDLLVRGDKPLRYFDDMLSDTLVSEMEKSGVVLHKHAITKSLHRRLDGLLTLTTRTGQAIDVERVIWATGRTPNTHKLGLENTDIVVDELGFIKTDDYQNTTVSGVYSVGDVTGRPALTPVAIAAGRRLSERLFNGKTNEKLDYHLIPTVIFSHPAIGSVGLTEKQAIDEFGKEEIKVYTAEFASMYTAVTDHRQVVKMKLITQGEHEKVVGLHGIGYGVDEMIQGFAVAMKMGATKKDFDNTIAIHPTGSEEFVTMR, encoded by the coding sequence ATGCATAAAGTAGATTATATTGTTATTGGTGGAGGTAGTGGAGGTATCGCTTCTGCAAACCGTGCTGCTATGTATGGTGCAAAAGTTGTTGTGATAGAGCAAAGTCATTTAGGTGGAACATGTGTGAATCTTGGATGTGTACCTAAAAAAATTATGTGGTACGGTGCTCAAGTAGCGGACACATTAAATTTGTATGCTAAAGGATATGGCTTTACAGTTGATAACACATTTCGTTTTGAAACTTTATTAAAAAACAGAGATGCCTACATTGAAAGATCCAGAGCATCTTATACACGCACTTTTGACAAAAATGGGGTCCAAGTTATTGATGGATTAGCAAGTTTTATTGACAATCACACATTAGAAGTGAATGGCGAGTTTTATACAGCACCACATATTTTGATTGCAACGGGAGGTAAACCAAGTGTGCCTGATGTAGAAGGTGTGGAGTTAGGAGAAACATCGGATGATTTCTTTGGTTGGACGACATTGCCTAAGTCGGTTGCTGTTGTGGGTGCGGGGTATATTGCGGTCGAACTAGCAGGTGTGTTAAATAGTTTAGGGGTTAAAGTTGATTTATTAGTTCGAGGAGATAAACCATTACGTTATTTTGATGATATGTTATCGGATACTTTAGTATCTGAAATGGAAAAAAGTGGTGTCGTACTTCATAAACATGCCATTACAAAATCTCTACATAGACGTCTTGACGGTTTATTAACACTAACAACAAGAACAGGGCAAGCGATTGATGTAGAACGTGTGATTTGGGCAACTGGAAGAACGCCAAATACGCATAAATTAGGACTTGAAAATACAGATATTGTTGTAGATGAGTTAGGGTTTATTAAAACAGATGATTATCAAAACACAACTGTTTCTGGTGTGTATTCGGTAGGAGATGTGACAGGTAGACCGGCTTTAACGCCAGTTGCGATTGCTGCAGGTAGACGTTTATCAGAACGATTGTTTAATGGTAAAACAAATGAAAAATTAGATTACCATTTAATTCCAACTGTTATTTTTTCACATCCTGCCATTGGATCGGTTGGTTTAACAGAAAAGCAAGCTATTGATGAATTTGGAAAAGAAGAAATTAAAGTATATACGGCAGAATTTGCTTCTATGTACACGGCTGTGACCGACCATAGACAAGTTGTAAAAATGAAACTTATCACACAAGGTGAACATGAAAAAGTAGTAGGGTTACATGGTATTGGATATGGTGTCGATGAAATGATACAAGGGTTTGCCGTAGCGATGAAAATGGGAGCAACCAAAAAAGATTTTGATAATACCATTGCTATTCATCCTACAGGTTCTGAAGAATTTGTTACAATGAGATAA
- a CDS encoding amino acid ABC transporter permease, translating into MINWQAFFNVELAQKALPIILEGLPYTLSLSLISFLLANIFGFIIALMKMSTFTPLRWIANIHISLMRGTPLMVLLFLIYFGLPFMKIQFDAITASIIAFTMMSSAYTSEIIRAALLSIDKGQWDASYSLGLNTWQIFKKVIVPQAIRICVPSLSNVLLDMVKGTSLTAMITVPDIFNKAKIVGGANSDYMTAYIVVALVYWVICTSYAIGQNYLEKRFSIY; encoded by the coding sequence TTGATAAACTGGCAAGCATTTTTTAATGTAGAACTCGCACAAAAAGCTCTCCCTATCATTTTAGAAGGGCTACCCTACACTTTATCTCTATCGCTTATTAGTTTTTTACTAGCAAATATTTTTGGTTTTATAATCGCCTTAATGAAAATGTCCACCTTTACACCTTTACGTTGGATCGCAAACATACATATTTCATTGATGCGAGGCACACCATTGATGGTATTACTTTTTCTCATTTACTTTGGCTTGCCATTCATGAAAATCCAATTTGATGCCATTACAGCTTCTATCATTGCTTTTACAATGATGTCGAGTGCCTACACATCTGAAATTATCCGTGCGGCACTATTGTCGATTGATAAAGGACAATGGGATGCTTCTTATTCATTAGGATTAAATACATGGCAAATCTTTAAAAAAGTCATTGTCCCACAAGCAATACGTATTTGCGTGCCGTCTTTGAGTAATGTTTTATTAGATATGGTAAAAGGTACGTCATTAACAGCGATGATTACTGTACCCGATATTTTTAATAAAGCAAAAATTGTTGGAGGAGCTAATTCCGACTATATGACAGCATATATCGTTGTAGCACTAGTTTATTGGGTAATTTGTACTAGTTACGCCATAGGACAAAATTATTTAGAAAAAAGATTTTCCATTTACTAA
- the galE gene encoding UDP-glucose 4-epimerase GalE: MSILVTGGAGYIGSHTVVELLEQEKDVIIVDNFSNSSPVVLERIAQITGKQPRFYEVDVTDKQALSYIFAQEQIEAVIHFAGFKAVGESVQKPIMYYQNNLISTLTLVDVMSKYGVKNIVFSSSATVYGLDNVFPFVETMPTSATNPYGYTKVMCEQILKDVSVSDSDFSVALLRYFNPIGAHESGMIGENPNGIPNNLMPYISQVAVGKLKELTVFGNDYDTIDGTGVRDYIHVVDLAKGHVKALEKIMTQTGVRIYNLGSGKGTSVLELLRAFERVSGVHIPFKISERRAGDIATCYANPTLALEELHWQTEKTIDDMCQDTWRWQSQNPKGY; this comes from the coding sequence ATGAGTATTCTAGTCACAGGTGGAGCAGGATACATCGGTTCACATACCGTAGTAGAATTATTAGAGCAAGAAAAAGATGTTATCATTGTGGATAATTTTTCAAATAGTAGTCCAGTTGTTTTAGAACGTATTGCACAAATTACAGGGAAGCAACCACGTTTTTATGAAGTAGATGTTACAGATAAACAAGCATTAAGCTATATTTTTGCACAAGAACAAATTGAAGCAGTTATTCATTTTGCTGGCTTTAAAGCTGTTGGAGAATCTGTTCAAAAACCAATCATGTATTATCAAAATAATTTAATATCCACATTAACTTTAGTCGATGTGATGTCTAAATACGGCGTGAAAAACATTGTGTTTAGTTCGAGTGCTACGGTATATGGTTTAGATAATGTGTTTCCATTTGTTGAAACAATGCCAACAAGTGCAACCAATCCTTACGGATACACAAAAGTGATGTGTGAACAAATTTTAAAAGATGTTTCTGTATCAGATAGTGACTTTAGTGTTGCTTTGTTGCGTTATTTTAATCCGATTGGAGCACATGAATCGGGCATGATTGGTGAAAATCCAAATGGTATTCCTAATAATCTAATGCCATATATTTCTCAAGTAGCAGTAGGGAAATTAAAAGAATTAACAGTATTTGGTAATGACTATGATACGATTGATGGGACAGGTGTCAGAGATTATATCCATGTTGTCGATTTAGCAAAAGGACATGTGAAAGCACTAGAAAAAATTATGACACAAACAGGTGTTCGTATTTATAATTTAGGCTCAGGAAAAGGAACAAGTGTGTTAGAATTGTTACGAGCATTTGAAAGAGTATCAGGTGTTCATATTCCGTTTAAAATTTCAGAACGAAGAGCAGGAGATATTGCCACATGCTATGCTAATCCAACATTAGCATTGGAAGAATTGCATTGGCAAACGGAAAAAACGATTGATGATATGTGCCAAGATACATGGCGTTGGCAATCGCAAAATCCTAAAGGGTATTGA
- a CDS encoding PhoH family protein: MNEQIALFGVEHKFVEMIEKHCGVDISTRGEAIHVSGEQQSVEQVISLLEKLLWLIRKGMHLSEADVVTGLKLLDRQRLDAFEQLYSDEVGKTTKGDIIRAKNFGQRQYVRSIKKYDIVFGIGPAGTGKTFLAVVLAINALKNGDVKKIILTRPAVEAGENLGFLPGDLKEKVDPYLRPVYDALYQVLGMEQTTRLMDRGVIEIAPLAYMRGRTLEDSFVILDEAQNTTIAQMKMFLTRLGFGSKMIVNGDISQIDLGKGVKSGLIDAQEKLASVKDIRFVTFDQHDVVRHPLVASIIQAYGTQNQKKEE; encoded by the coding sequence ATGAATGAGCAAATAGCCTTATTTGGTGTTGAACATAAGTTTGTGGAAATGATTGAAAAGCATTGTGGTGTGGATATTTCTACTAGAGGCGAAGCTATTCATGTTTCAGGAGAACAACAATCTGTTGAACAAGTAATTTCATTACTTGAAAAATTATTATGGCTGATTAGAAAAGGAATGCATTTATCTGAAGCAGATGTTGTGACAGGATTAAAATTATTAGATAGACAAAGATTAGACGCATTTGAACAGTTGTATAGCGATGAAGTCGGAAAAACAACAAAGGGAGATATTATTCGTGCTAAAAATTTTGGGCAAAGACAATATGTTCGTTCGATTAAAAAATACGATATTGTTTTTGGGATTGGACCAGCAGGAACTGGTAAAACATTTTTAGCAGTTGTTTTGGCAATTAACGCTTTAAAAAATGGAGATGTGAAAAAAATTATTTTAACAAGACCTGCCGTAGAAGCTGGAGAAAATCTGGGATTTCTACCTGGAGATTTGAAAGAGAAAGTTGATCCTTATTTAAGACCTGTGTATGATGCGTTATATCAAGTGTTAGGTATGGAGCAAACCACACGTTTAATGGATAGAGGTGTAATTGAAATAGCGCCTTTGGCTTATATGAGAGGACGAACACTAGAAGATTCATTTGTTATTTTAGATGAAGCGCAAAATACAACGATTGCGCAAATGAAGATGTTCTTAACTCGTTTAGGTTTTGGATCAAAAATGATTGTAAATGGAGATATTAGCCAAATAGATTTGGGCAAAGGTGTTAAAAGTGGATTGATTGATGCACAAGAAAAATTAGCGAGTGTGAAAGATATACGCTTTGTGACATTTGATCAACATGATGTGGTGCGTCATCCTTTAGTAGCAAGTATTATTCAAGCGTATGGCACTCAAAATCAAAAGAAAGAAGAGTAG
- the map gene encoding type I methionyl aminopeptidase, which translates to MITLKSNREIEEMEKSGALLASVHVALRDFIKPGITTLDIDKYVHKLIEKGGGIAAQIGYEGYKFATCTSVNDEICHGLPSHRVLKSGDIVKVDMCVDLNGAISDSCWCYAVGDVSEDIKKLMEVTKQAMYLGIEQAKVGNRIGDIGHAIQTYVESHGYGVVRDFIGHGVGPTIHEGPAVPHYGEKGKGLRLKEGMTITIEPMVNTGTWQMKMDDNGWTARTKDGGLSCQYEHTLAIMKEGPKLLTQQPE; encoded by the coding sequence ATGATTACATTAAAATCAAATCGTGAAATTGAAGAAATGGAGAAGTCGGGTGCTCTATTGGCAAGTGTTCACGTAGCACTACGTGACTTTATTAAGCCGGGTATTACAACATTAGACATTGATAAATATGTTCATAAACTCATTGAAAAAGGTGGCGGGATTGCTGCTCAAATTGGATATGAAGGGTATAAATTTGCGACGTGTACGAGTGTGAACGATGAAATTTGTCATGGATTACCTAGTCACCGTGTTTTAAAATCAGGAGATATTGTTAAAGTAGATATGTGTGTTGATTTAAATGGAGCGATTTCTGATTCTTGTTGGTGCTACGCTGTTGGTGATGTGTCAGAGGATATAAAAAAACTAATGGAAGTTACTAAACAAGCCATGTATTTAGGTATCGAACAAGCTAAAGTAGGGAATCGTATTGGAGATATTGGTCATGCCATTCAAACGTATGTAGAAAGTCATGGTTATGGCGTCGTACGTGATTTTATTGGACATGGTGTTGGACCAACCATCCATGAAGGACCGGCAGTACCGCACTATGGTGAAAAAGGAAAAGGATTGCGTTTGAAAGAAGGTATGACCATTACTATCGAGCCAATGGTTAATACGGGAACATGGCAAATGAAAATGGATGATAATGGATGGACAGCACGTACAAAAGATGGCGGATTGAGTTGTCAGTATGAGCACACATTGGCGATCATGAAAGAGGGTCCAAAATTATTAACACAACAACCAGAATAA
- a CDS encoding glycerophosphodiester phosphodiesterase — protein sequence MVIKETYRLMTKNKCEFLNIILFTQFMILFGSFSIMKYCLKWLLVFVGTKSLTLDSIPNILFSPMAWLLLIVILLIATISIYFELSTIMLGIMAYKHQKSLSLRAIFHHTIKNLKEDISPQFIWLLLYFVSAIPITQLGYHSFLLNKLSVPTFISLELQKYFFFMLLYIVFLLVSIYIHIRLIYALPLLVLSRFTIKQSFVKSWALTKAKGSFVVVPYLWIWGVFQIGQHSVAFLSEKSILLLGHEMTFIKLMMSSTILALSILIICFLHFSLKICISVLLVDVLFKKELVTDTYYLDKQYKQYSIMHWIKYFGLSSIICFIYGITCVYMFFYQFEDKTVVIAHRGDSVHAVENSVEALENAAKQSADYVEIDIRLTKDNRFIVSHDNNIKRLSKLNKKISDSLFDEIHGVSVTDGIHVSSLVSLEEYIEKAKQLGIKLIVEIKPHGKEKSDYLALLANIFKRYDVEKDYIVQSLDKEIIETFQQKAPNMKVGYIVPFQFGGIPDTTVDFLVVEESSYNHHVQDLAHFSSKKMFVWTVNTKKEIRRHLFEQTDGIITDKLDLVHQTKNELSDNHSLIQRYKNVSQYLFVQLVK from the coding sequence ATGGTCATAAAAGAAACATATCGTTTAATGACAAAAAATAAATGTGAATTTTTAAATATTATTTTATTTACCCAATTTATGATTTTGTTTGGCAGTTTTTCGATTATGAAATATTGTTTGAAATGGTTATTAGTATTCGTGGGTACAAAAAGTTTAACATTAGATAGTATACCGAATATTTTATTTTCACCAATGGCTTGGCTACTGTTGATTGTGATACTACTGATTGCGACAATAAGTATTTACTTTGAATTGTCTACTATTATGCTAGGTATTATGGCGTACAAACATCAAAAAAGTCTTTCTTTGCGAGCTATTTTTCATCATACAATAAAAAATTTAAAAGAAGATATTTCTCCACAATTTATATGGCTATTACTGTACTTTGTATCCGCTATTCCAATTACACAGCTAGGATATCATAGTTTTTTATTAAATAAACTTTCTGTGCCAACTTTTATTTCATTAGAATTACAAAAATATTTTTTCTTTATGTTGTTATATATTGTATTTCTTCTTGTGTCGATTTATATTCATATTCGGCTTATATATGCTTTACCTTTACTTGTACTAAGTCGTTTTACTATAAAACAATCTTTTGTTAAAAGTTGGGCATTAACGAAAGCAAAAGGTAGTTTTGTGGTCGTGCCATATTTATGGATATGGGGTGTTTTTCAAATAGGACAGCATAGTGTTGCTTTTTTGAGTGAAAAAAGCATTTTACTGCTTGGACATGAGATGACCTTTATAAAACTGATGATGAGCAGTACTATACTGGCTTTGAGTATATTGATTATTTGTTTTTTACATTTTTCACTCAAAATTTGCATTTCTGTATTATTAGTTGATGTGTTGTTTAAAAAAGAGTTGGTGACAGATACATACTATTTAGACAAACAATATAAGCAGTATTCTATTATGCATTGGATAAAGTATTTTGGATTATCTAGTATTATTTGTTTTATTTATGGAATAACTTGCGTGTATATGTTTTTCTATCAATTTGAAGATAAAACAGTTGTTATTGCACACCGAGGAGATAGTGTACATGCAGTCGAAAATTCCGTTGAAGCATTGGAAAATGCTGCAAAGCAGTCTGCTGATTATGTTGAAATTGATATAAGATTGACAAAAGATAATCGCTTTATTGTTAGTCATGATAATAATATAAAACGTCTATCTAAACTCAATAAAAAAATTTCGGACAGTTTATTCGACGAAATACATGGTGTTTCCGTTACAGACGGTATACATGTTTCATCTTTAGTATCATTAGAAGAATACATCGAAAAAGCAAAACAACTCGGTATAAAATTGATAGTTGAAATAAAACCTCACGGAAAGGAAAAGTCAGATTATTTGGCATTACTCGCAAATATTTTTAAACGATATGATGTTGAAAAAGATTATATTGTACAATCTTTAGACAAAGAAATAATTGAAACATTCCAACAAAAAGCACCGAATATGAAAGTGGGATATATTGTTCCATTCCAGTTTGGTGGCATTCCAGATACAACTGTTGATTTTCTTGTGGTAGAAGAAAGTTCTTACAATCATCATGTACAAGATTTAGCACATTTTTCTAGTAAAAAGATGTTTGTTTGGACTGTTAATACAAAAAAAGAAATAAGACGACATTTATTTGAACAAACGGACGGTATTATTACGGATAAATTAGATTTAGTGCATCAAACTAAAAATGAATTATCTGATAATCATTCGCTTATTCAACGTTATAAAAATGTCAGCCAATATTTATTTGTCCAATTAGTGAAGTAA